A genomic segment from Truepera sp. encodes:
- a CDS encoding CYTH domain-containing protein → MPRELELKYSSLEGRVPDLEQLSAALSALGVQVRPGGTHHQVDVYFDDGALSLERSGLALRVRTAAGARVATVKSRGDAVAGVFEREELEAPLPPTPAGGRDLGPVPWPPAVAQRLEGMVDLGKLGPRLEIATTRELFLLERGGRPLAELSFDEVSCRPPHERGDASLIRSAEFSEVEVEAAPGTSEADLRAIGEALESLTPLVLGSASKLERAASLLAPFQ, encoded by the coding sequence GTGCCGCGCGAGCTGGAACTCAAGTACTCCTCGCTGGAGGGCCGGGTGCCCGACCTGGAGCAGCTTTCCGCCGCGCTGAGCGCACTGGGCGTGCAGGTGCGCCCCGGCGGGACGCACCACCAGGTCGACGTCTACTTCGACGACGGCGCCCTTTCCCTCGAGCGCAGCGGCCTGGCCCTGCGCGTCCGCACCGCCGCGGGGGCACGCGTCGCCACCGTCAAGAGCCGCGGCGACGCCGTGGCAGGCGTGTTCGAGCGCGAGGAGCTGGAGGCGCCGCTGCCGCCGACGCCGGCCGGCGGCCGTGACCTCGGACCGGTGCCCTGGCCGCCGGCCGTAGCGCAACGCCTCGAGGGGATGGTCGACTTGGGAAAGCTGGGGCCGCGGCTCGAGATAGCCACGACCCGCGAACTGTTCCTACTGGAACGTGGCGGCCGGCCGCTCGCCGAGCTGAGCTTCGACGAGGTCTCGTGCCGGCCTCCCCACGAGCGTGGTGACGCCTCCCTCATCCGGTCGGCAGAGTTCTCGGAGGTCGAGGTGGAGGCGGCGCCGGGGACCTCGGAGGCGGATCTGCGGGCCATCGGCGAGGCGCTCGAGTCGCTGACGCCCCTCGTGTTGGGCAGCGCCAGCAAGCTCGAGCGCGCCGCCAGCCTGCTGGCGCCATTCCAATGA
- a CDS encoding SDR family NAD(P)-dependent oxidoreductase, translating into MSMTRLLEGKVAIVTGAGSGIGRAVAEAYAREGAKVVVSDVNDEAGSEVVAAIEAAGGTASYFHLDVADPAANEALVKAAVERYGGLHVACNNAGISGESNPVADYSVEGWRRVIDVNLNSVFYGMRAEIPAMLAAGGGVIVNMASILAKVGFAGASAYVAAKHGVVGLTENAAIEYAEQGIRVNAIGPGFINTPLLQVLPKEALEVITAMHPVGRLGEANEVADMAVFLSSSKSSFVTGTYFAVDGGYLSR; encoded by the coding sequence ATGAGCATGACGAGACTACTCGAGGGCAAGGTTGCGATTGTCACGGGGGCCGGATCCGGCATCGGCCGAGCGGTTGCCGAGGCCTACGCAAGAGAGGGCGCCAAGGTCGTCGTCTCGGACGTGAACGACGAAGCGGGCTCGGAGGTCGTGGCGGCGATCGAGGCAGCGGGCGGCACCGCCAGCTACTTCCACCTCGACGTGGCCGACCCCGCGGCCAACGAGGCGCTGGTCAAGGCCGCGGTCGAGCGTTACGGCGGACTGCACGTCGCCTGCAACAACGCGGGCATCTCGGGCGAGTCGAACCCCGTCGCCGATTACTCGGTCGAGGGCTGGCGGCGCGTCATCGACGTGAACCTGAACTCCGTCTTCTACGGCATGCGGGCCGAGATCCCGGCCATGTTGGCGGCGGGCGGCGGGGTGATCGTGAACATGGCGTCGATCCTGGCCAAGGTGGGGTTCGCGGGCGCCTCGGCCTACGTGGCCGCCAAGCATGGCGTGGTGGGCCTCACCGAGAACGCGGCCATCGAGTACGCGGAGCAGGGCATCCGCGTGAACGCGATCGGCCCCGGCTTCATCAACACGCCGCTCCTTCAGGTCCTGCCGAAGGAGGCCCTGGAGGTCATCACCGCGATGCACCCGGTCGGCCGGCTTGGGGAGGCCAACGAGGTCGCCGACATGGCGGTCTTCCTGTCATCCAGCAAGTCGTCGTTCGTCACGGGCACGTACTTCGCGGTGGACGGCGGCTACCTATCCAGGTAG
- the glyA gene encoding serine hydroxymethyltransferase, with protein sequence MTRSAHHPARDERIFELIDKELERQTTGLELIASENFVSRQVMEAVGSVLTNKYAEGYPGKRYYGGCEVVDEVERLAIDRAKELFGAAWANVQPHSGSSANFAVYYALLEHGDKVLGMDLAHGGHLTHGSPVNFSGRSYEVVGYPVDRETETIDYDGLRRLALEHRPKMIIAGASAYSRFIDFARFRAVADEVGAILFADVAHIAGPIAVGLHPHPLPHAHVVSSTTHKTLRGPRGGLIFGNDEEIGKKIDRTIFPGIQGGPLEHVIAGKAVAFFEALSPGFHDYTAKVIANAKALAAAMAERGYRIVSGGTDNHLFVIDLQNRGINGNTASKRLGRAGITVSKSMVPFDPEKPWITSGIRIGTPAITTRGFETAEMAKVAELIDRGLQEDDVPAVAAEVTEMARRHPMPA encoded by the coding sequence ATGACGCGAAGTGCGCACCACCCCGCCCGCGACGAGCGGATCTTCGAACTCATCGACAAGGAGCTGGAGCGGCAAACGACCGGGCTGGAACTGATCGCCTCGGAGAACTTCGTCTCGCGGCAGGTCATGGAGGCCGTCGGCTCCGTGCTCACAAACAAGTACGCCGAGGGCTACCCGGGCAAGCGCTACTACGGCGGCTGCGAGGTGGTCGACGAGGTGGAACGGCTCGCCATCGACCGCGCCAAGGAACTCTTCGGCGCCGCCTGGGCAAACGTGCAGCCGCACTCGGGCTCGAGCGCCAACTTCGCGGTCTACTACGCGCTGCTGGAGCATGGCGACAAGGTCCTCGGCATGGACCTGGCGCACGGCGGCCACCTCACGCACGGCTCGCCCGTCAACTTCTCGGGGCGCTCGTACGAGGTGGTCGGCTATCCGGTGGACCGCGAGACCGAGACCATCGACTATGACGGGCTCAGGCGGCTCGCCCTCGAGCACCGTCCCAAGATGATCATCGCCGGCGCCAGCGCCTACAGCCGCTTCATCGACTTCGCCCGGTTCCGCGCGGTGGCCGACGAGGTGGGCGCCATCCTCTTCGCGGACGTGGCCCACATCGCTGGGCCCATCGCGGTGGGCCTGCACCCTCACCCCCTCCCTCACGCGCACGTCGTCTCGAGCACCACGCACAAGACGCTGAGGGGTCCGCGCGGCGGCCTGATCTTCGGCAACGACGAGGAGATCGGCAAGAAGATCGACCGCACCATCTTCCCCGGCATCCAGGGTGGTCCGCTCGAGCACGTAATAGCCGGGAAGGCGGTGGCGTTCTTCGAGGCCCTCTCCCCCGGCTTCCACGACTACACCGCCAAGGTCATCGCCAACGCGAAGGCCCTTGCCGCGGCGATGGCCGAGCGGGGCTACCGCATCGTGTCCGGCGGAACGGATAATCACCTGTTCGTCATCGACCTGCAGAACCGGGGCATCAACGGCAACACGGCCAGCAAGCGCCTGGGCAGGGCGGGGATCACGGTCAGCAAGAGCATGGTGCCGTTCGACCCCGAGAAGCCGTGGATAACGTCGGGCATCCGCATCGGCACGCCGGCCATCACCACGCGCGGCTTCGAGACCGCAGAGATGGCCAAGGTGGCCGAACTCATCGACCGGGGCCTGCAGGAGGACGACGTCCCGGCGGTCGCCGCCGAGGTTACCGAGATGGCGCGCCGGCACCCCATGCCCGCTTGA